TTTAATTACAACTTTGGTCCAAATTATCTCCGCTACAATGGTATTATGAATCCGGCTACCGGTTTTACCTCAGATGGTGCTAAATATGCCTTGGCTTCCAATGCGTATGGTAATGCTTTTCCGATGTTTGGTACCGGTCAGGTGGTTTATTCTCAATTGGGATATTTATTACCCAAAAAATTGTTGGGTGAGAAAGGAGGTCAGCTTATGCCTTATGCCAGTTATATGTATGCCGGTTTTGACAAGCTGGCTAACCAACCCATGCAAGTTTGGGATATTGGTCTTAATTGGTTAATCAAAGGACATAAGGCCAAAATAAGCCTGGATTATCAAAATCGTTCCACCTTTAGTTTGGATGCCGGTGGTTCCATTCTAACCGGCCCAAGGAAGGGTTGTTTAATAATGCAATACCAGGTGTTTATATAAGGCTAAAATGATGTATATGAAAGTAATACCAATTTTAATTTATAAATAGTCCAAAGGCAATTTATAAATTTAGATTGGTAAATGCCGAGGATACAGAATGTTAGGCCAATTTTTTCAAATAAAATTAATACATAAAATTGGACTAAACATAATGTCCATTCGGTATAAGTACTTGAAAATGTCATTTCAAATTTTATCTAAAGTATTGGAACCGTCACTAGGTTGCAAGTGCTCCAAGCTAAACTCACAAGGTAAAGCTGAAATGGATTTTAGATAGGGAAAAGCAATGGGTTTCAGCCATTGGGAAGGAACCAAAGAAGCTTGCTTTTCGTCTACCAAAATGGTCAATTAAGGTCGAAGTTTCGACTACAGAAGAGCTGTTGATTAAGTGTGTGTGATGGTTAAGGTTATCCCCCGGCAGAGGTGTCGGGGGTTTTTTATTTGGTGCAGCCTGTTTTGGGTACGCTGAAAAGTCCCGGTTATGAATCAATAATTTTATCTATTCCTGTTATGCGGGCCCCCTCCGCCCAAAAAGCACTTTGCAAAACCCTGATTAACCTGCATGGGCGTTCGGGTCACGCTATCGGCTGTAGTCCTCGTCCCCCTAGGCTAACGCCGTAGGGGTCCTGTGGGCTACTTGCCTCTATCGTTGCCCGATGCGCAATCCATCGTTTGTATTTTAAACCAACTTTTAACTATATCGTTCCCGGTGCAGAAGCCGTAAGCGAATTTACAGATAAATGTTCATACGAAGCACAAAATCCAGGTTACAGAAAAATGTGGATTCGAAGCACAAAACCGCTTATGGCTTTTGCACCGTGTTATAGCCAGTGCATTTCTGTATTAGGTTTTTGCGTCAATAAGCTTCCATTTTAATTCATCACTAAAATCGTCTTCGTATAATATAGAACATATTATTTCGAATAGTAAATCTTTATCAATTCTATTATCAGCAACATCGACTGCGATATTTTCCATTTCAGTTAAAAATCTAGTTACTTCAAATCCATAGCCATTTATTTCCATGAAATATGCTGATAACGCAATTGAAGATCTTTTATTACCGTCATTGAAAGCGTGATTTTTATTTACTGAGTAAAAAAGATGGGTAATTTTATCTTCAATTGTCGGATAGTATATATCATTTTGAATGTGTTCTATTACACTATCTAATAATCCGATATTTAATGCACCAGGGTTACCACCAGATTTTAATATTATATCGTCATGAACAGATA
The DNA window shown above is from Bacteroidia bacterium and carries:
- a CDS encoding type II toxin-antitoxin system death-on-curing family toxin, which produces MNKFLYFDTEHAISVHDDIILKSGGNPGALNIGLLDSVIEHIQNDIYYPTIEDKITHLFYSVNKNHAFNDGNKRSSIALSAYFMEINGYGFEVTRFLTEMENIAVDVADNRIDKDLLFEIICSILYEDDFSDELKWKLIDAKT